A genomic segment from Aegilops tauschii subsp. strangulata cultivar AL8/78 chromosome 1, Aet v6.0, whole genome shotgun sequence encodes:
- the LOC109773061 gene encoding phosphoglucan phosphatase LSF1, chloroplastic isoform X2, whose amino-acid sequence MVLKQESGPCNLVLERPVAPYPIHQLHQNEDYHILFNRGRVSLPTWNSAMLSSKLNKSSPGNGKSGFAVFSPRLLSSQGWALLSSEKDGLNRRSTNLANWMSEIVGFYSDEDDMDAEWAHGSFPLEEYIKALDRAKGELYYNHSLGMQYSKITEQIYVGSCIQTQKDVKMLSETVGITAVLNFQSESERINWGINSEAINDSCRQNNILMINYPIREVDSMDLRKKLPFCVGLLLRLIRKNYRIYVTCTTGYDRSPACVIAYLHWVQDTPLHIAHKFITGLHSCRPDRAAIVWATWDLIALVENGRHDGTPTHSVCFVWNNGREGEDVELVGDFTSNWKDKLKCNHKGGSRYEAEVRLRHGKYYYKFIVGGNWRHSSSLPSETDEHGNVNNVIRVGDIARIRPAPSQLQIKDPSVVKVMERALTEDERFSLAFAARLMAFAICPIRLAPKQ is encoded by the exons ATGGTTCTAAAACAAGAGTCAGGACCATGCAATCTTGTCCTTGAAAGGCCAGTTGCGCCTTATCCAATACACCAGTTGCATCAAAATGAAGATTATCATATCCTATTTAACAGAGGGAGGGTTTCTCTTCCGACCTGGAATAGTGCTATGTTGTCCTCAAAGCTGAATAAATCATCTCCAGGAAATGGGAAATCTGGTTTTGCTGTATTTTCCCCAAGGCTACTAAGTTCCCAAGGATGGGCGCTTTTATCTAGTGAGAAAGATGGACTCAATAGGAGGAGTACGAACCTTGCAAATTGGATGAGTGAGATTGTTGGCTTTTACTCTGATGAGGATGACATGGATGCTGAATGGGCACATGGTAGTTTTCCTTTGGAGGAGTACATTAAAGCCCTAGACCGTGCTAAAGGTGAACTGTACTATAATCATTCACTTGGTATGCAATACAGCAAG ATTACTGAGCAAATATATGTTGGATCATGCATACAAACACAAAAGGATGTGAAGATGTTATCAGAGACGGTG GGTATTACTGCTGTCCTGAATTTCCAAAGTGAAAGTGAGCGCATTAATTGGGGAATAAATTCTGAGGCAATCAACGATTCTTGTCGTCAGAACAACATCTTGATGATTAACTACCCTATCCG AGAGGTTGATTCCATGGACCTGAGAAAGAAGCTTCCTTTTTGTGTTGGTCTTCTTTTGCGCCTAATAAGGAAGAACTACCGTATATATGTGACTTGTACCACTGGATATGATAGATCACCAGCATGTGTGATTGCATATCTACATTGGGTTCAAGATACACCTCTTCATATTGCTCACAAGTTCATCACTGGGTTGCATTCATGTAGACCTGACAG AGCTGCAATTGTTTGGGCAACTTGGGATCTCATTGCATTAGTTGAAAATGGAAGACATGATGGCACTCCTACACATTCAGTGTGCTTTGTTTGGAACAATGGTCGGGAG GGTGAGGACGTGGAATTGGTGGGGGATTTTACAAGTAACTGGAAAGACAAATTAAAGTGTAACCACAAGGGCGGATCCAGATATGAAGCTGAGGTTCGACTTCGACATGGAAA GTACTACTACAAGTTCATAGTTGGGGGTAATTGGAGGCACTCGAGTTCGTTGCCGTCAGAGACAGATGAACACGGAAACGTCAACAATGTGATCAGAGTCGGTGACATCGCCCGGATTCGTCCTGCTCCCAGCCAATTGCAGATAAAG GATCCATCTGTTGTTAAGGTGATGGAGAGGGCACTGACTGAGGATGAGCGGTTTTCGCTGGCGTTTGCGGCACGCCTCATGGCATTTGCAATCTGCCCAATCAGATTGGCTCCAAAGCAGTAG
- the LOC109773061 gene encoding phosphoglucan phosphatase LSF1, chloroplastic isoform X1 — MALSLMPPSSIALLTPRGRVRVGPAAPPPPPASSVRAASSSRRRNGGRRRGLAVVAASEGGQEEEEEEGPTAAAGRMNLNEYMVAVDRPLGLRFALAVDGRVFVHSLKRGGNAEKSRIIMVGDTLKKAGTDHNEGLVRIKDLGDTEMVLKQESGPCNLVLERPVAPYPIHQLHQNEDYHILFNRGRVSLPTWNSAMLSSKLNKSSPGNGKSGFAVFSPRLLSSQGWALLSSEKDGLNRRSTNLANWMSEIVGFYSDEDDMDAEWAHGSFPLEEYIKALDRAKGELYYNHSLGMQYSKITEQIYVGSCIQTQKDVKMLSETVGITAVLNFQSESERINWGINSEAINDSCRQNNILMINYPIREVDSMDLRKKLPFCVGLLLRLIRKNYRIYVTCTTGYDRSPACVIAYLHWVQDTPLHIAHKFITGLHSCRPDRAAIVWATWDLIALVENGRHDGTPTHSVCFVWNNGREGEDVELVGDFTSNWKDKLKCNHKGGSRYEAEVRLRHGKYYYKFIVGGNWRHSSSLPSETDEHGNVNNVIRVGDIARIRPAPSQLQIKDPSVVKVMERALTEDERFSLAFAARLMAFAICPIRLAPKQ; from the exons ATGGCGCTCAGCCTCATGCCCCCTTCAAGCATTGCCCTCCTCACCCCACGGGGTCGCGTCAGAGTCGGGCcagcggcgccgccgccgccgccggcgtccaGCGTCCGCGCCGCCTCCTCTTCCAGAAGGCGCAAtggtgggaggaggagggggctGGCCGTCGTGGCGGCCTCGGAGGGCggccaggaggaggaggaggaggaggggcccacggcggcggcggggaggatgAACCTCAACGAGTACATGGTCGCCGTCGACCGCCCGCTCGGCCTCCGCTTCGCGCTCGCCGTCGACGGCCGCGTCTTCGTGCACTCTCTCAAGAGAGGG ggAAATGCGGAGAAGTCGCGGATCATAATGGTTGGGGACACTCTCAAGAAGGCAGGCACTGACCACAATGAGGGTCTTGTTCGCATAAAAGACCTAGGTGACACGGA GATGGTTCTAAAACAAGAGTCAGGACCATGCAATCTTGTCCTTGAAAGGCCAGTTGCGCCTTATCCAATACACCAGTTGCATCAAAATGAAGATTATCATATCCTATTTAACAGAGGGAGGGTTTCTCTTCCGACCTGGAATAGTGCTATGTTGTCCTCAAAGCTGAATAAATCATCTCCAGGAAATGGGAAATCTGGTTTTGCTGTATTTTCCCCAAGGCTACTAAGTTCCCAAGGATGGGCGCTTTTATCTAGTGAGAAAGATGGACTCAATAGGAGGAGTACGAACCTTGCAAATTGGATGAGTGAGATTGTTGGCTTTTACTCTGATGAGGATGACATGGATGCTGAATGGGCACATGGTAGTTTTCCTTTGGAGGAGTACATTAAAGCCCTAGACCGTGCTAAAGGTGAACTGTACTATAATCATTCACTTGGTATGCAATACAGCAAG ATTACTGAGCAAATATATGTTGGATCATGCATACAAACACAAAAGGATGTGAAGATGTTATCAGAGACGGTG GGTATTACTGCTGTCCTGAATTTCCAAAGTGAAAGTGAGCGCATTAATTGGGGAATAAATTCTGAGGCAATCAACGATTCTTGTCGTCAGAACAACATCTTGATGATTAACTACCCTATCCG AGAGGTTGATTCCATGGACCTGAGAAAGAAGCTTCCTTTTTGTGTTGGTCTTCTTTTGCGCCTAATAAGGAAGAACTACCGTATATATGTGACTTGTACCACTGGATATGATAGATCACCAGCATGTGTGATTGCATATCTACATTGGGTTCAAGATACACCTCTTCATATTGCTCACAAGTTCATCACTGGGTTGCATTCATGTAGACCTGACAG AGCTGCAATTGTTTGGGCAACTTGGGATCTCATTGCATTAGTTGAAAATGGAAGACATGATGGCACTCCTACACATTCAGTGTGCTTTGTTTGGAACAATGGTCGGGAG GGTGAGGACGTGGAATTGGTGGGGGATTTTACAAGTAACTGGAAAGACAAATTAAAGTGTAACCACAAGGGCGGATCCAGATATGAAGCTGAGGTTCGACTTCGACATGGAAA GTACTACTACAAGTTCATAGTTGGGGGTAATTGGAGGCACTCGAGTTCGTTGCCGTCAGAGACAGATGAACACGGAAACGTCAACAATGTGATCAGAGTCGGTGACATCGCCCGGATTCGTCCTGCTCCCAGCCAATTGCAGATAAAG GATCCATCTGTTGTTAAGGTGATGGAGAGGGCACTGACTGAGGATGAGCGGTTTTCGCTGGCGTTTGCGGCACGCCTCATGGCATTTGCAATCTGCCCAATCAGATTGGCTCCAAAGCAGTAG